A section of the Schistosoma haematobium chromosome ZW, whole genome shotgun sequence genome encodes:
- a CDS encoding hypothetical protein (EggNog:ENOG410V4NU~COG:S), whose product MYFQRLPFQGWLYKRLDLVHIQSFLFYSTSITNSLDTVSVYNENGLPKIIIPLPSRREACSFILKPLQHTVGDLSNFIKCEDSGVDRITFFSEDGTRIAKSNSISDLLTSDFHIIINDQKYHVDTSSISSQFTALPKDLANVRELISKLANAIHVDEFYAQKQQQLEKCIEDVNLQLEPFEKKKSVIAVQAAQRTRWLTWLGLGAMGIQFGLLARLTWWEYSWDIMEPVTYFVGYGTSMAMYAYYVITRQDYTLPQVFDREYLKSFYKSADKSSFDVQRYNELRDELAHLKSELRRLKDPLLYQLPLQQTEYMIPEQVENILNQTKNSPQK is encoded by the exons ATGTATTTTCAGAGGTTGCCGTTTCAAGGGTGGCTTTACAAG aGATTGGATCTTGTACATATTCAGTCTTTTCTGTTTTATTCAACGTCCATTACTAATTCGTTGGATACTGTCTCTGTATATAATGAAAATGGTCTACCTAAAATTATCATCCCATTGCCTTCTAGACGAGAAGCATGTTCTTTTATTCTCAAACCATTACAACACACAGTTGGGGATTTATCAAACTTTATAAAATGTGAAGATAGTGGCGTCGATCGAATAACATTTTTTAGTGAAG ATGGGACGAGGATCGCAAAATCAAATTCGATTTCCGATCTACTTACTTCTGATTTTCACATAATTATCAATGACCAAAAATACCATGTAGATACGTCGTCAATCT CCTCCCAGTTTACTGCATTGCCGAAAGATTTAGCAAACGTTCGAGAACTAATCTCAAAACTTGCCAATGCCATTCATGTTGATGAATTTTATGCACAAAAGCAACAACAACTTGAGAAATGTATAGAAGATGTGAATCTGCAATTGGAACCATTTGAAAAG AAAAAGTCAGTCATTGCTGTACAAGCAGCACAGCGAACACGTTGGCTTACTTGGCTTGGATTAGGTGCAATGGGTATACAATTTGGATTACTGGCAAGATTAACATGGTGGGAATATTCATGGGATATTATGGAACCCGTGACATATTTTGTTGGTTATGGAACTAGCATGGCTATGTATGCCTATTATGTGATTACACGACAG GATTACACACTTCCCCAAGTATTTGATCGTGAATATCTTAAAAGCTTTTATAAATCAGCTGATAAATCATCATTTGACGTACAGCGTTACAATGAATTACGTGACGAACTAGCTCATTTGAAATCAGAACTACGTCGTCTTAAAGATCCTCTTTTATATCAGTTACCTTTACAACAAACTGAATATATGATACCTGAACAAGTTGAAAATATTCTAAACCAAACTAAAAATTCACCgcaaaaataa
- a CDS encoding hypothetical protein (EggNog:ENOG410V4NU~COG:S): MYFQRLPFQGWLYKRLDLVHIQSFLFYSTSITNSLDTVSVYNENGLPKIIIPLPSRREACSFILKPLQHTVGDLSNFIKCEDSGVDRITFFSEDGTRIAKSNSISDLLTSDFHIIINDQKYHVDTSSISKYIKITEHFDWIKAFIEQVLYVARDHHRFFPVYMNQ, from the exons ATGTATTTTCAGAGGTTGCCGTTTCAAGGGTGGCTTTACAAG aGATTGGATCTTGTACATATTCAGTCTTTTCTGTTTTATTCAACGTCCATTACTAATTCGTTGGATACTGTCTCTGTATATAATGAAAATGGTCTACCTAAAATTATCATCCCATTGCCTTCTAGACGAGAAGCATGTTCTTTTATTCTCAAACCATTACAACACACAGTTGGGGATTTATCAAACTTTATAAAATGTGAAGATAGTGGCGTCGATCGAATAACATTTTTTAGTGAAG ATGGGACGAGGATCGCAAAATCAAATTCGATTTCCGATCTACTTACTTCTGATTTTCACATAATTATCAATGACCAAAAATACCATGTAGATACGTCGTCAATCT CAAAATACATCAAGATAACTGAACATTTTGATTGGATTAAAGCGTTCATTGAACAGGTTTTGTACGTAGCTCGTGACCACCATCGATTTTTTCCTGTTTATATGaaccaataa